One Eubacteriales bacterium mix99 genomic window carries:
- a CDS encoding ABC transporter ATP-binding protein → MELINASDVWKSFRIYHDKGSTLKERVLFRSRNRYEERWVLKGVNLHVEQGESVGLMGENGSGKSTLLKLLTRIIYPNRGTIDVQGKVSSLLELGAGFHPDLTGRENIYMNASIFGLSKQEIDRKLSEIIAFSELAPFIDTPVRTYSSGMYMRLAFSVAINVNADILLIDEILAVGDVNFQKKCFDRLKDLKKRGTTIVIVSHDLSSIQKICDRAVWLEDGSIQATGGTTRVIDQYMQFMNRKQEATLKEEQAREQEQHRGKSAEETEGDADREKPESDPNCWGGKEVEITSVRMRNADGEQKYSFEYGEPVCIEIGYIRHREMEGYVFGIGISNSDGVSCYGTNTDIDGRKIKTLNSRGTVFFHIDRITLVEGKYRLDAASHAEDGRAYDYRKNIYEFAVTSSVKDTGIARQEHQWIIK, encoded by the coding sequence TTGGAATTGATCAACGCATCCGATGTCTGGAAAAGTTTTCGGATTTATCATGATAAGGGAAGCACCCTGAAGGAAAGGGTCCTGTTTCGCAGCAGGAATCGTTATGAAGAGCGATGGGTGCTGAAGGGTGTGAATCTGCATGTGGAGCAGGGGGAATCCGTCGGACTGATGGGCGAGAATGGGTCTGGCAAAAGCACATTGCTGAAGCTCCTGACACGGATTATCTATCCCAACCGGGGCACCATCGATGTTCAGGGAAAGGTGTCCAGTCTGCTGGAATTGGGGGCAGGGTTCCATCCCGATTTGACCGGGCGGGAGAATATCTATATGAATGCTTCCATTTTCGGGCTGTCCAAACAGGAGATTGACCGGAAGCTGAGTGAAATCATTGCTTTTTCCGAGCTGGCTCCGTTTATTGATACGCCTGTACGGACCTACTCCTCCGGAATGTATATGCGTCTGGCCTTTTCCGTGGCGATCAATGTCAATGCCGACATTCTTTTGATTGATGAAATTCTGGCAGTCGGCGATGTGAATTTCCAGAAGAAGTGCTTTGATCGGTTGAAGGATCTGAAAAAGCGGGGGACCACCATCGTAATCGTATCCCACGATCTTTCCAGCATTCAAAAGATCTGTGACAGGGCCGTATGGCTGGAGGACGGTTCCATTCAGGCGACAGGCGGCACAACAAGGGTAATCGATCAATACATGCAGTTCATGAACCGGAAGCAGGAGGCCACCCTGAAAGAGGAACAGGCCCGGGAGCAGGAACAGCATCGGGGGAAATCCGCCGAAGAGACGGAAGGAGATGCGGACCGGGAGAAACCCGAAAGCGATCCCAACTGCTGGGGAGGAAAAGAAGTGGAAATCACCAGTGTGCGGATGCGGAATGCCGATGGGGAACAAAAATACAGTTTTGAATACGGAGAGCCGGTTTGTATTGAAATCGGGTATATCCGCCACAGGGAGATGGAAGGGTACGTATTTGGAATCGGGATTTCCAACAGCGACGGGGTTTCGTGTTACGGGACGAATACCGATATCGACGGACGGAAAATAAAAACATTGAACAGCAGGGGCACGGTTTTTTTCCACATTGACCGGATTACCCTGGTGGAAGGAAAGTACCGGCTGGATGCAGCATCCCATGCAGAAGACGGGCGGGCCTATGATTACCGGAAGAATATCTATGAATTTGCCGTAACCTCTTCGGTGAAGGATACGGGAATCGCCAGGCAGGAGCATCAGTGGATCATAAAGTGA
- a CDS encoding glycosyltransferase family 39 protein yields MGKVLKTMKGSFILLSMVCILLDCWLLSKKENRKSMPENLFLSVSGVVVWLAAAALGLTILGEYSLVHLNLILAVTAALLCLALLFTGMADRRRRKQPGSDAGVGAGRGQEPVGDAALLRKKPDRYHLILFLICLAALLLYVLFPTEYLIGGRDPGVYTIQGAYINQSGGLYIHDNYLSENYERLQDVIRNGYPGFYSAFERGLSRDPGQIIPQFLPMFPSVLAIGFSLAGVDGAVRVNALIAVLSLIAFYAFAKGLIGRKGALLATLLLAINPSQIWNARITQTEILSQFLFFAAMAVFTEGYRRNDRKAAAISGILMGISCFNRIDTYIFGLGIYLCTAYIILVHRGKSRFYLTTSLWYTVGMVLSVLYGFRYSAPYYRDLWVIGSLKMLLLANAAFVLLIPLAFLIRKLIIDRKPDTFRPLFFCSMRLKRRRLPQWFTCVLFALFLFASFIRPLYFTGGFEVGTEEYFRTHSLLEFGFYVPQIAMLFGFLGVYHIIRGKGIHPYLIFIAISAASILIYTYQPSITPDHPWASRRWITVNIPVVLLMAVYGIQKIRFYGRSWNRWIKNAVVFSLFIFSLSQSGLFLFQSMFKGYGAQFEKVARAIPEDTPAFAEDVQLASPLTYINGKKVYLLKEGGFSQPMADFIKEEGSIYGVGWPNYKQVDFMFRNGISLSRVHDEWIRGFYPEQSRGHYPEKVVPRDYDAGVRRLDYSPENLYYTYSLPADFETRNGVPDGGSITSNGQAGFLLFGNYTSLSAGTYELSFSGKLPEAHQGISRDTAASAADSSGMKQGSKAGKPHSEEDADEKTGFIDIVCRQGGQKVSLGNLTDFSNGGKLSGTLSFTLDQEEKDVEFRVYAGEGVSLTVDGMMLKKVR; encoded by the coding sequence ATGGGAAAGGTGTTGAAAACCATGAAGGGTTCCTTCATATTATTGTCGATGGTCTGCATCCTTCTTGACTGTTGGCTTTTGTCGAAAAAAGAGAACAGAAAAAGTATGCCGGAGAACCTTTTTCTTTCCGTATCCGGTGTTGTTGTCTGGCTGGCAGCCGCGGCTCTGGGCCTGACGATTCTGGGAGAATACAGTCTGGTTCATCTAAATTTGATATTGGCGGTCACCGCTGCATTGCTTTGCCTGGCTCTGCTCTTTACCGGGATGGCGGACAGGCGGCGCAGAAAACAGCCCGGCAGCGATGCCGGAGTCGGCGCGGGTCGGGGGCAGGAACCTGTAGGCGATGCTGCCCTCCTTCGGAAGAAACCGGATCGGTACCATCTGATCCTTTTTCTGATCTGTCTGGCGGCCTTGCTCCTTTATGTGCTTTTTCCCACGGAATATCTTATCGGCGGGCGGGATCCCGGCGTCTATACCATACAGGGAGCTTACATCAATCAAAGCGGCGGATTGTATATCCATGATAATTATCTCAGTGAAAATTACGAAAGGCTTCAGGACGTGATTCGCAACGGATACCCGGGCTTTTATTCCGCCTTTGAGCGTGGCCTTTCCAGGGATCCCGGCCAGATCATTCCTCAGTTTCTGCCTATGTTTCCCAGCGTACTGGCCATTGGCTTTTCTCTGGCCGGTGTGGACGGCGCCGTGCGGGTCAACGCCCTGATCGCGGTTCTGTCCCTGATTGCCTTTTATGCGTTTGCAAAAGGGTTGATCGGGCGAAAAGGCGCCCTGCTGGCAACGCTGCTGCTGGCCATCAATCCATCCCAGATCTGGAATGCGCGCATTACCCAGACGGAAATCCTGTCCCAGTTTCTGTTTTTCGCCGCCATGGCTGTCTTTACGGAGGGATATCGCAGGAACGACCGGAAGGCAGCTGCGATCAGCGGAATCTTGATGGGCATCAGCTGTTTCAATCGGATTGACACTTACATATTCGGACTGGGGATTTATCTCTGTACTGCGTACATTATTCTGGTCCACCGGGGGAAAAGCCGGTTTTATCTTACCACATCGCTGTGGTATACCGTTGGTATGGTATTATCCGTGTTGTACGGATTCCGGTACAGTGCGCCCTATTACCGGGATCTGTGGGTGATTGGTTCTTTAAAGATGCTGCTGCTGGCCAACGCTGCTTTCGTCCTGCTGATCCCCCTGGCTTTTCTGATCCGGAAACTTATTATCGACCGGAAGCCGGATACGTTTCGTCCTCTGTTTTTCTGTAGCATGCGGTTGAAACGGCGAAGGCTTCCCCAGTGGTTCACCTGTGTTCTGTTTGCCCTGTTCCTGTTTGCTTCCTTTATTCGCCCACTCTATTTTACAGGCGGATTTGAAGTCGGCACAGAGGAATATTTCAGAACCCATTCCTTGTTGGAATTCGGCTTCTATGTTCCTCAGATTGCCATGCTTTTTGGTTTTCTGGGTGTTTATCACATCATACGGGGAAAGGGGATACACCCTTATCTGATTTTTATTGCCATTTCTGCTGCCAGTATTTTGATCTATACGTACCAGCCCAGTATTACTCCGGATCATCCCTGGGCGTCCCGAAGGTGGATTACGGTCAACATCCCGGTGGTCCTTCTTATGGCGGTTTATGGAATACAGAAAATTAGATTTTACGGGAGAAGTTGGAATCGTTGGATCAAGAACGCCGTTGTTTTTTCGTTATTCATTTTTTCGCTGTCGCAATCCGGATTGTTTCTCTTTCAGAGTATGTTCAAAGGATATGGGGCACAGTTTGAGAAGGTGGCCAGAGCAATACCGGAGGACACGCCGGCATTTGCGGAAGACGTTCAACTGGCTTCTCCCCTGACCTATATCAATGGAAAGAAAGTGTATCTGTTGAAGGAGGGAGGCTTTTCGCAGCCGATGGCAGATTTCATAAAGGAGGAAGGATCCATTTATGGAGTTGGCTGGCCAAATTACAAACAGGTCGATTTTATGTTCCGAAACGGTATATCTTTGTCCCGCGTGCATGATGAATGGATCAGGGGATTCTATCCGGAACAAAGCCGTGGGCATTATCCGGAAAAGGTGGTTCCGCGGGACTACGACGCTGGCGTCCGTCGTCTTGACTATTCCCCTGAAAACCTGTATTATACGTACAGCCTGCCTGCCGACTTTGAGACACGAAACGGTGTTCCAGACGGGGGCAGTATAACTTCCAACGGACAGGCCGGATTTTTGCTGTTTGGCAACTATACCTCCCTGTCGGCCGGTACCTATGAATTGTCCTTTTCAGGAAAGCTGCCGGAGGCTCACCAGGGAATCAGCAGGGACACGGCAGCAAGTGCTGCGGACAGCAGTGGAATGAAACAGGGCAGTAAGGCAGGAAAACCTCATTCGGAGGAAGATGCGGATGAGAAAACGGGATTTATCGATATTGTCTGCCGTCAGGGCGGACAGAAGGTGAGCCTGGGGAATCTGACGGACTTTTCGAACGGCGGGAAGCTTTCCGGTACCCTGTCCTTTACCCTGGATCAGGAGGAAAAGGATGTGGAATTCCGGGTTTATGCCGGAGAAGGCGTTTCCCTGACGGTGGATGGAATGATGCTGAAGAAAGTCCGGTGA
- a CDS encoding glycosyltransferase family 4 protein encodes MKKVAFVVPWYGEKIPGGAEDACRELAKHLKQDGVDMEILTTCVREFASDWGRNVYKPGTETVGGIPVRRFRAASRDRAAFDRVNAALMRGQPVRRQEEEIFFREMVHSPDLTRYIREHASDYHCFIHIPYLFGTAYYGIPACPEKSILIPCLHDESYAHLDGIRRIFGQVRGLIFLSRPEATLAERLYSIEGKKRQVIGLGIRQDYSADPRHFFRKYKLKHPFLLYAGRKDAGKNVPLLLQYFGEFLSEHPDCPLDLVLIGGGEIGIPASCRGRVRDLGFVPIQDKYNACSAALALCQPSFNESFSIVIMESWIGRRPVLANSKCAVTRDFCVQSNGGLYFDGYREFEGCLEYLMDHRETADQLGRQGRRFVGENFAWDVVTGRYRKFIEELYT; translated from the coding sequence ATGAAGAAAGTTGCTTTTGTTGTTCCATGGTACGGGGAAAAGATTCCGGGCGGGGCGGAGGATGCCTGCCGGGAGCTGGCAAAACATCTGAAGCAGGACGGGGTGGACATGGAGATCCTGACGACCTGTGTCCGGGAGTTTGCCAGTGACTGGGGCCGGAATGTATATAAGCCGGGAACGGAAACGGTGGGCGGTATCCCGGTGAGACGGTTTCGGGCCGCTTCCAGGGACCGGGCCGCGTTTGACCGGGTGAATGCCGCATTGATGCGGGGTCAGCCGGTCCGCCGGCAGGAGGAGGAGATTTTTTTCCGGGAGATGGTCCACAGTCCGGATCTAACCCGCTATATCAGGGAACATGCATCGGACTATCATTGCTTTATTCACATTCCGTATCTGTTCGGCACTGCCTATTACGGTATTCCGGCCTGTCCGGAAAAGAGCATTCTGATCCCATGTCTCCATGATGAAAGTTATGCTCATCTGGACGGGATACGAAGGATTTTTGGGCAGGTCCGCGGACTGATCTTTCTTTCCCGGCCGGAAGCGACGCTGGCGGAGCGCCTTTACTCTATAGAAGGCAAGAAGCGCCAGGTGATCGGTTTGGGCATCCGGCAGGATTATTCCGCCGATCCCAGGCATTTTTTCCGCAAATATAAACTGAAACATCCCTTTCTCCTTTATGCCGGAAGAAAGGATGCCGGCAAGAATGTTCCGCTGCTTCTGCAGTATTTCGGGGAATTTCTATCGGAGCATCCGGACTGCCCCCTGGACCTGGTCCTGATCGGAGGGGGAGAGATCGGGATTCCTGCGTCCTGCCGGGGCAGGGTACGGGATCTGGGATTCGTGCCGATTCAGGATAAATACAATGCCTGTTCCGCTGCGCTTGCTTTGTGCCAGCCTTCCTTCAATGAGAGCTTTTCCATTGTGATTATGGAAAGCTGGATAGGGCGGCGGCCGGTGCTGGCGAACAGCAAATGCGCAGTGACCCGGGATTTCTGCGTACAGTCCAACGGAGGGCTTTATTTTGACGGGTATCGTGAGTTTGAAGGCTGCCTGGAATATTTGATGGATCACAGGGAAACGGCGGATCAGCTGGGAAGACAGGGAAGGCGATTCGTAGGGGAAAACTTTGCCTGGGATGTCGTCACCGGAAGATATCGGAAATTTATTGAGGAATTGTACACTTAA
- a CDS encoding ABC transporter permease encodes MKAIKELYQYREMLKNLVRKDLRTRYKGSFLGFLWTFINPLLQLLVYTVIFTTIMRLDIDNYSMFLFVALLPWNFFSTSLMIGTGSIVNNKELIKKIYFPREIVPISVVTSGFVNLILSFVIVFIALFVSGIGITPAVVCLPVVFLVAYVMTLGFTLLFSALNVYFRDLEHILEIGTMAWFYLTPIVYKLDMIPARFLKLFFMNPMTPIIQAFRDILYYGIVPDFTVLGINLAAGMLLVVFGHLVFQRLQKNFAEEI; translated from the coding sequence TTGAAGGCAATCAAGGAACTGTATCAGTATCGGGAAATGCTGAAGAATCTGGTTCGCAAGGATCTGAGGACCAGATACAAGGGGTCCTTTCTGGGATTCCTGTGGACCTTCATCAATCCGCTGCTTCAACTGTTGGTGTATACTGTTATTTTCACCACTATTATGCGGCTTGATATTGACAATTATTCCATGTTCCTGTTCGTTGCCCTGCTTCCGTGGAACTTTTTTTCCACTTCCCTGATGATCGGAACGGGAAGCATCGTAAACAATAAGGAACTGATTAAGAAAATCTATTTTCCACGGGAAATTGTTCCCATATCCGTGGTAACCTCCGGCTTTGTCAACCTGATCCTGAGCTTTGTCATTGTTTTCATCGCTCTTTTTGTCAGCGGGATCGGGATCACACCTGCCGTTGTATGCCTGCCGGTTGTTTTTCTGGTGGCTTATGTGATGACCCTGGGCTTCACTTTGTTGTTTTCCGCCCTGAATGTATATTTCAGGGATCTGGAGCACATCCTGGAGATCGGAACCATGGCATGGTTTTACCTTACTCCCATCGTCTATAAGCTGGATATGATTCCTGCGCGATTCCTGAAGCTGTTCTTCATGAATCCCATGACTCCGATTATCCAGGCATTCCGGGATATCCTGTATTATGGGATCGTACCGGATTTTACGGTTCTGGGGATCAATCTGGCTGCCGGGATGCTTCTGGTGGTATTCGGCCACCTGGTATTTCAGAGACTGCAGAAAAACTTTGCGGAGGAGATATAA
- a CDS encoding glycosyltransferase family 4 protein has product MPRIVQILPTVVYGDAVSNHALALADILKQMNLETEIYAQNIGRGAQGKVKHMDRYRNSGKDILIYHMSTGTSLSRDVMKMPSFRKVMIYHNITPPEFMRDYSWRDYRILREGRRQLAMMKDTFDWAFGDSEYNCRELSQYGYRNVHLLPILISYPDYGKVPSRRILTKYQDGRTNILFLGRIAPNKRQEDIIKTFFYYRNYMDPTSRLFLVGSYTGMERYYGALQLLTEKLELADVFFTGKVPFEEILAYYRISDVFLCMSEHEGFCVPLIESMLFQVPILAYSSTAIPDTLGNAGVLLKEKDYGIAAELLNRIVHDQVLRDKLIANEAKRLEHFSYERVAGCVREYIKEILGEENEQK; this is encoded by the coding sequence ATGCCACGCATTGTTCAGATTTTACCCACCGTTGTCTATGGAGATGCGGTCAGCAATCACGCTCTTGCCCTGGCTGACATTCTGAAGCAGATGAATCTGGAAACGGAGATTTATGCCCAGAACATAGGCCGCGGCGCACAGGGAAAGGTAAAGCATATGGATAGATATCGGAATTCCGGAAAGGATATCCTGATTTATCATATGTCCACCGGTACCAGCTTGTCCCGGGATGTGATGAAGATGCCGTCTTTCCGGAAAGTAATGATTTATCACAACATTACGCCGCCGGAGTTTATGCGGGATTACAGCTGGCGGGATTACCGGATTTTAAGGGAAGGGCGCCGGCAGCTGGCCATGATGAAGGACACCTTCGACTGGGCTTTCGGGGATTCGGAGTACAACTGCAGGGAACTTTCACAATATGGGTATCGGAATGTGCATCTCCTGCCGATCCTGATTTCCTATCCGGATTATGGGAAAGTACCGTCCCGCAGGATCCTGACAAAGTATCAGGATGGACGCACCAATATTTTGTTTCTGGGAAGGATCGCGCCGAATAAAAGGCAGGAAGATATCATCAAGACTTTTTTTTATTACAGGAACTACATGGATCCCACTTCCCGGCTGTTTTTGGTGGGCTCCTATACGGGAATGGAGCGTTATTACGGCGCCCTGCAGCTGCTGACAGAAAAGCTGGAGCTTGCAGATGTCTTCTTTACCGGAAAGGTGCCTTTTGAGGAAATTCTGGCGTATTATCGGATCAGTGATGTATTTTTGTGCATGAGTGAGCATGAAGGCTTTTGCGTGCCCCTGATCGAGAGCATGCTGTTCCAGGTCCCCATCCTGGCATACAGCAGTACAGCGATTCCTGATACCCTGGGCAATGCCGGGGTTTTGCTGAAGGAAAAGGATTATGGGATTGCCGCGGAGCTGCTGAACCGGATTGTTCACGACCAGGTGCTGCGGGATAAGCTGATTGCAAATGAAGCCAAACGATTGGAGCATTTTTCCTATGAAAGGGTGGCCGGCTGCGTCCGGGAATATATAAAGGAAATACTGGGTGAAGAAAATGAGCAGAAGTAG
- the rfbD gene encoding dTDP-4-dehydrorhamnose reductase, with product METILITGAKGQLGHALMRYAGKDSSMRFIPVDLADADITVLDEVIRLVREAKPDILINCAAYTAVDQAESDADRAFLVNAVGPKNLSIASFDLGIPMVQISTDYVFDGSGAKDRDGRLRPYRESDPISPQTVYGRTKRLGELMTMQHNPRHYIIRTAWLYGEGHNFVRTMLRLASGKDPVRVVDDQTGSPTSADELAKAILALIRTGQYGLYHGTCEGACTWYDFTKEIYRLKGIRKEVLPISTEDYPTPARRPAYSVLENYLLDQTTKIRFASWQDAIRNYLCD from the coding sequence ATGGAAACCATATTGATCACAGGGGCAAAGGGACAACTGGGACATGCGCTGATGCGGTATGCCGGCAAGGATTCGTCGATGCGGTTTATACCGGTTGATCTTGCGGATGCAGATATTACCGTGCTGGACGAGGTGATTCGTCTGGTGCGTGAGGCAAAGCCGGATATCCTCATCAATTGTGCGGCCTATACGGCGGTGGATCAGGCCGAATCTGATGCAGACCGGGCCTTCCTGGTCAATGCGGTGGGTCCGAAAAATCTGTCCATTGCAAGTTTTGATCTTGGGATTCCCATGGTACAGATCTCCACGGATTATGTTTTCGACGGCAGCGGGGCGAAGGACAGGGACGGGAGATTGCGGCCCTATCGGGAATCGGATCCCATTTCGCCGCAGACCGTTTATGGCCGGACCAAACGCCTGGGAGAACTCATGACCATGCAGCACAATCCCCGGCATTACATTATCCGGACCGCATGGCTGTATGGAGAAGGACATAATTTTGTACGGACCATGCTTCGTCTGGCTTCCGGGAAGGATCCCGTACGGGTGGTGGACGATCAGACAGGGAGCCCGACCAGTGCGGATGAGCTGGCAAAGGCAATTCTTGCGCTGATCCGGACCGGACAATATGGACTGTACCACGGCACCTGTGAGGGAGCCTGCACCTGGTATGATTTCACAAAGGAAATCTACCGGCTGAAAGGGATCCGGAAAGAGGTCCTTCCCATATCCACGGAGGATTACCCCACGCCGGCCAGACGGCCCGCGTATTCCGTGCTGGAGAATTATCTGCTGGATCAGACAACGAAAATCCGTTTTGCCTCCTGGCAGGATGCCATACGAAATTACTTATGCGATTAG
- a CDS encoding glycosyltransferase family 4 protein, protein MSRSRIAMIVQRYGREINGGSELYCRQIAGKLAEDYDVQVLTTCATDYYDWANHYPEGLQQVDGIPVLRFRVDQERDRRRFDQLSSRVYHNPHASLKDQMEWMELQGPLSSGLIDYIRQNRENYDIFIFMTYLYYTTFAGLRQIPEKSMLIPTAHNEPSIYMGIFYPFFHLPRAVIYLTEEEKQLVNRTFHNGYKRSDVVGIGIDLPGQIDAGAFREKYHIPGDFLIYVGRLDESKGLPRLFDYFLRYKKEHPSDLKLVLMGKAAMDIPRDPDILPLGFVSDGDKYNGMAAARLLVLPSRFESLSMSVLESMALGVPVLVNGKCDVLKGHCIRSNGGLYYINYYEFEECLHLLTGRKDMYEKMEENCVKYIHDHYTWKSVMAKYKKLIDQTLEDIRSQSVSG, encoded by the coding sequence ATGAGCAGAAGTAGAATCGCAATGATCGTGCAGCGGTATGGCAGGGAGATCAACGGCGGATCCGAGCTGTACTGCAGACAGATTGCCGGAAAGCTTGCGGAGGATTATGATGTGCAGGTTTTGACGACCTGCGCCACCGATTATTATGACTGGGCCAATCATTATCCGGAAGGACTGCAGCAGGTGGATGGGATACCGGTGTTGCGGTTTCGTGTGGATCAGGAGAGGGATCGGCGCCGTTTTGACCAGCTGTCATCCCGGGTATATCACAATCCGCATGCCAGCCTGAAGGATCAGATGGAATGGATGGAGCTTCAGGGCCCGCTGTCCTCCGGACTGATTGATTATATCCGGCAAAACCGGGAGAATTATGATATCTTTATTTTTATGACCTATCTTTATTACACCACCTTCGCCGGACTCCGACAGATCCCGGAGAAAAGCATGCTGATACCGACGGCCCATAACGAGCCTTCCATTTATATGGGAATTTTTTATCCGTTTTTTCATCTTCCGAGGGCTGTGATTTATCTGACGGAGGAAGAAAAGCAATTGGTAAACCGCACGTTCCATAACGGCTACAAGCGGTCCGATGTGGTTGGCATCGGGATCGACCTGCCCGGACAGATTGATGCCGGGGCGTTCCGGGAGAAATACCACATCCCCGGGGATTTTCTCATTTATGTGGGCAGACTGGATGAGTCCAAGGGATTACCCCGTCTGTTCGACTATTTCCTGCGCTATAAAAAAGAGCATCCTTCCGATCTCAAACTGGTGCTGATGGGCAAAGCGGCAATGGATATTCCGCGGGATCCGGACATTCTGCCTTTAGGCTTTGTCAGTGACGGGGACAAATACAACGGAATGGCCGCCGCCCGGCTGCTGGTCCTTCCTTCCCGCTTTGAGAGCCTGTCCATGTCGGTGCTGGAAAGCATGGCTCTGGGAGTGCCGGTTCTGGTCAACGGAAAGTGCGATGTGCTGAAGGGGCACTGTATCCGAAGCAACGGCGGGCTGTACTACATCAATTATTACGAATTTGAAGAATGCCTTCACCTTCTGACCGGCAGAAAAGACATGTATGAAAAAATGGAGGAAAATTGTGTAAAATATATCCATGATCACTATACCTGGAAAAGTGTCATGGCAAAATACAAAAAATTGATCGATCAAACGCTGGAGGACATCCGTTCGCAGTCGGTTTCCGGCTGA
- a CDS encoding methyltransferase domain-containing protein, translating into MEIRDDTVDVRKIMEEIRSRIKERGIQEVDFPDTLSLANEVGELPENPTMEDDRLLVNTTWDVMAERPITSHRRFLGPILVFGKKVVRKLLRWYVNPFVDQQRNFNVAMVHLMNATQSQLDEKKERISELELTIQDLEKKDREQEKLLQTDYRGALYRVEENIRGLNQFADSYQDVQIMQNEKLRQLKRRISGNETGTAAEAAPAGGPDLQEAGKTGKTASAAENTGTSPVPKAVSGSGAETFASGETEQPEESIDYFMFEMKYRGSRAKIKESQRKYLKYLEGKNRILDIGCGRGEFVELLTEQGKTGIRGIDINEDMVTFCRDKHLPVEYGDAVTYLKSVPQGELEGIYMGQVVEHLPYEDMIRLIRLAYEKLADDGVFIVETLNPMCLAIFSNAFYMDVTHRKPVHPLTLEFILKSTGFSSVENIYFSEIRDKIPALRGSGIENEEEFNAAMGRVNDLLFGMQDYAAIARK; encoded by the coding sequence ATGGAAATCAGGGATGACACAGTTGATGTCCGGAAGATCATGGAAGAAATCCGAAGCCGGATCAAGGAACGGGGAATACAGGAAGTGGACTTTCCGGATACGCTTTCCCTGGCAAATGAAGTTGGAGAGCTGCCTGAAAACCCGACCATGGAGGATGACCGGCTTTTGGTCAATACCACATGGGATGTGATGGCGGAACGTCCTATCACTTCGCATCGCAGATTTCTCGGCCCGATTTTAGTGTTCGGGAAAAAAGTGGTACGGAAACTGCTTCGCTGGTATGTGAATCCCTTCGTGGACCAGCAGAGGAACTTCAACGTAGCCATGGTCCATTTGATGAACGCCACACAGTCTCAGCTTGACGAAAAGAAGGAACGGATCTCTGAACTGGAGCTGACGATACAGGATCTGGAAAAAAAGGATAGGGAGCAGGAAAAGCTGCTGCAAACCGATTATAGGGGCGCCTTGTACCGGGTGGAGGAAAACATCCGGGGATTGAATCAGTTTGCGGATTCGTATCAGGATGTTCAGATCATGCAGAATGAAAAGCTGAGACAGCTCAAGCGGAGGATTTCCGGAAACGAGACAGGCACCGCAGCAGAAGCGGCTCCGGCCGGCGGCCCGGATTTGCAGGAAGCCGGCAAGACAGGAAAGACAGCTTCGGCAGCGGAAAATACAGGGACGTCTCCGGTTCCGAAAGCTGTTTCCGGATCCGGGGCAGAGACTTTTGCCTCAGGGGAAACAGAGCAGCCGGAGGAAAGTATTGATTACTTCATGTTTGAAATGAAGTACCGGGGCAGCCGGGCAAAAATCAAGGAGAGTCAGCGAAAATACCTGAAATATCTGGAGGGCAAGAACCGGATTCTGGATATCGGTTGCGGCCGGGGCGAGTTTGTGGAGCTTTTGACCGAGCAGGGAAAAACCGGCATCCGGGGAATCGACATCAATGAGGATATGGTCACGTTTTGCAGGGACAAGCATCTTCCAGTGGAATACGGAGACGCCGTAACCTATCTGAAGTCCGTTCCGCAGGGAGAACTGGAAGGGATTTATATGGGGCAGGTGGTGGAGCATCTTCCCTATGAGGACATGATCCGGCTGATCCGGCTGGCTTATGAAAAGCTGGCGGACGACGGCGTCTTTATCGTCGAGACGCTGAATCCCATGTGCCTGGCCATTTTTTCCAATGCCTTTTATATGGACGTGACGCACAGAAAACCCGTGCATCCGCTGACCCTTGAATTTATACTGAAATCCACCGGATTTTCTTCCGTGGAGAACATTTACTTTTCGGAAATCCGGGATAAGATTCCTGCGCTTCGGGGAAGCGGAATCGAGAACGAAGAGGAGTTCAATGCCGCCATGGGAAGGGTAAACGACCTTCTGTTCGGAATGCAGGACTATGCGGCAATTGCGCGGAAATAG